In Dolichospermum flos-aquae CCAP 1403/13F, the following proteins share a genomic window:
- the psbZ gene encoding photosystem II reaction center protein PsbZ, translated as MTIVFQIALISLVLFSFVLVIGVPVVYATPQNWVESKKLLWVGSGIWAALVVLVGILNFFVV; from the coding sequence ATGACCATAGTATTTCAAATCGCTTTAATATCATTAGTCTTGTTCTCCTTCGTGCTTGTGATTGGTGTACCTGTTGTTTACGCCACTCCTCAAAACTGGGTAGAATCTAAAAAACTACTCTGGGTTGGTTCGGGTATTTGGGCGGCTTTAGTCGTGTTAGTTGGTATATTAAACTTTTTTGTGGTTTAG
- a CDS encoding 4-Cys prefix domain-containing protein, which produces MSLCINPNCPKPQNPNNILFCETCSSGLLLQDRYRVIVRLGGGGFGDTFEINEVRTNKTKVIKILTDNRQKAIELFKQEADVLSQLHHPGIPKVELDAYFEYYPHNHNTLIHCLVMEKIEGEDLQPTFRTPKCYRGKLRR; this is translated from the coding sequence ATGAGCCTGTGCATCAATCCTAACTGCCCAAAGCCGCAAAATCCCAACAATATCCTATTTTGTGAAACCTGTAGTTCAGGCTTGTTACTACAAGACCGCTATCGGGTAATAGTTAGGCTGGGAGGAGGTGGCTTTGGTGATACATTTGAAATCAACGAAGTCAGAACCAACAAAACCAAAGTTATCAAAATCTTGACCGATAATCGGCAAAAAGCCATAGAATTATTTAAACAAGAAGCCGATGTTTTAAGTCAACTCCATCATCCTGGTATTCCTAAAGTAGAACTAGACGCTTATTTTGAATATTATCCCCACAACCACAACACCCTAATTCATTGTTTAGTAATGGAAAAAATTGAGGGAGAAGACTTACAACCCACATTCCGCACCCCAAAATGTTACAGAGGGAAATTACGGAGATGA
- a CDS encoding adenine deaminase C-terminal domain-containing protein, which produces MSDSDGYEVAKQYAELDNWAKQLGSKLTAPFMTLSFMALPVIPDLKLSDRGLFSGKEFRFVSLWID; this is translated from the coding sequence ATGAGTGATAGCGATGGTTATGAGGTAGCAAAACAGTATGCAGAACTTGATAATTGGGCAAAACAATTAGGGTCAAAACTGACTGCACCATTCATGACACTTTCATTTATGGCATTGCCGGTGATCCCAGACTTAAAACTGAGTGACCGGGGGTTATTTAGTGGTAAAGAATTCCGGTTTGTGTCGTTGTGGATTGATTAG
- a CDS encoding glutamate-5-semialdehyde dehydrogenase has product MTGEVIDDYPEPMTSANRAFQASLKLGTTKGIDRSRAVLAMAQAIESDFDEILEANTLDLEASREMAVTELILDWLKLTPSRLENTIKILQRLGELSDPLRRVRTADYQQEDSQSYTQLMPLGVIAFIYEAFPDLGAIAAGFCIKTGNSIILKGSTEASNSNTAIANALQTAITKVGLPAGCVELITAEHGASVRDLVTQDQYLSLVIPYGRSSLIQQVVRQATCPVLKSAMGNCYLYWSINSSLEMIRWMIMDSHESEPDQVNAIEKVLVHRQALPSSLSVLWSSLKEKGFQLKGDAELVAAFPQLQLAKDEEWGTPYLTKTVAFKLVDSLESAIAWINQYSSSHADSIVTESYQESRQFALGVNSASTYINASPRFSRHSSRGEAVFLGMSNQKGHRRGFISLETLTTVKHIVQGNGRF; this is encoded by the coding sequence ATGACAGGTGAAGTGATTGATGATTACCCCGAACCTATGACAAGTGCTAACCGCGCCTTTCAGGCTTCCCTGAAATTGGGAACGACTAAGGGGATAGATAGGAGTCGTGCTGTGTTAGCAATGGCACAAGCGATAGAAAGTGATTTTGATGAAATTCTCGAAGCTAATACTCTGGATTTAGAAGCAAGTCGAGAAATGGCAGTTACCGAATTAATTTTGGACTGGTTGAAGCTAACTCCCTCTCGGTTGGAGAATACTATTAAGATTCTGCAACGATTGGGAGAATTATCTGATCCTTTACGACGGGTGAGAACTGCTGATTATCAACAGGAAGACTCTCAAAGCTATACTCAATTAATGCCTTTAGGGGTGATTGCCTTTATTTATGAGGCTTTCCCCGATTTAGGGGCGATCGCTGCTGGTTTTTGCATAAAAACTGGCAATAGTATTATTCTTAAAGGTAGTACGGAAGCTAGTAACTCCAATACAGCGATCGCTAACGCCCTGCAAACAGCCATTACAAAAGTCGGATTACCCGCAGGTTGTGTAGAATTAATCACCGCTGAACATGGTGCTTCAGTGCGAGACTTAGTTACCCAAGATCAGTATTTAAGTTTAGTTATTCCCTACGGACGTTCCAGTTTAATTCAACAGGTGGTCAGACAAGCAACCTGCCCAGTGTTAAAATCAGCAATGGGTAATTGTTATCTGTATTGGTCAATCAACAGTAGCTTAGAAATGATTCGCTGGATGATTATGGATAGCCATGAAAGCGAACCAGATCAAGTCAATGCCATTGAAAAAGTTTTAGTGCATCGTCAAGCCTTACCATCTTCCTTATCAGTGCTGTGGAGTAGTTTAAAAGAAAAAGGTTTTCAACTCAAAGGAGATGCAGAACTAGTTGCAGCATTTCCCCAATTGCAATTAGCCAAAGATGAAGAATGGGGAACACCGTATTTAACCAAAACAGTAGCTTTTAAGTTAGTAGATAGTTTAGAAAGTGCGATCGCTTGGATTAATCAATATAGTAGCAGTCATGCTGATAGTATTGTCACCGAATCCTACCAAGAAAGTCGCCAATTTGCATTAGGAGTAAATAGCGCCTCTACCTACATAAATGCTTCCCCGCGTTTTTCCCGTCACTCCTCACGAGGAGAGGCTGTATTTTTAGGAATGTCCAATCAAAAAGGACATCGCAGGGGATTTATTAGTTTGGAAACATTGACAACCGTGAAGCATATTGTTCAGGGAAATGGACGGTTTTAG
- the ribH gene encoding 6,7-dimethyl-8-ribityllumazine synthase, with product MAVFEGNFQHTESLRFALIIARFNDLVTMKLVEGCKDCLKRHGIDPDPEGQQVDYVWVPGSFEVANVARQLAMSGRYDAIICLGAVIKGQTPHFDYVSSEVSKGIAAASFQTGVPVIFGILTTDTMQQALERAGIKSNHGWEYAMNAIEMATLMRQLRPNLAG from the coding sequence ATGGCAGTTTTTGAAGGAAATTTTCAGCACACCGAGTCTTTGCGCTTTGCATTGATCATTGCTCGCTTTAATGATCTTGTCACCATGAAACTCGTAGAAGGATGTAAAGATTGCTTAAAACGTCATGGTATAGATCCTGATCCAGAAGGACAGCAAGTAGACTATGTTTGGGTTCCCGGTAGTTTTGAAGTTGCCAATGTAGCCCGTCAATTAGCAATGTCTGGCCGTTATGATGCCATAATTTGCCTGGGTGCAGTCATCAAAGGACAAACACCGCATTTTGATTATGTATCATCGGAAGTTTCTAAAGGCATTGCGGCGGCCAGTTTCCAAACAGGTGTGCCGGTAATTTTCGGGATTTTGACCACAGATACCATGCAGCAAGCCCTAGAACGAGCCGGCATCAAGAGTAATCATGGTTGGGAATATGCCATGAACGCCATAGAAATGGCGACTCTCATGCGGCAATTACGCCCGAATTTAGCAGGTTAA
- a CDS encoding amidohydrolase family protein, whose product MWDINLLVKRAVALGHDVMNVLQIACVNPVKHYNLDVGLLQVGDSADLIVVDNLQDFTVLATYCQGVLTAKTGSTLLPFVPVKPINSRRQCSSCITFTCGWVDE is encoded by the coding sequence ATGTGGGATATAAATCTACTGGTAAAACGGGCTGTGGCATTAGGTCACGATGTGATGAATGTCCTGCAAATTGCCTGTGTGAACCCTGTCAAACATTACAATTTGGATGTGGGATTACTACAAGTTGGGGACAGTGCAGATTTGATTGTTGTTGATAATTTACAAGATTTCACGGTGTTGGCTACTTATTGTCAAGGTGTTTTAACAGCAAAAACCGGGTCAACTTTGTTACCATTTGTTCCTGTCAAACCTATCAATAGCAGAAGACAATGTAGTTCATGTATTACCTTTACCTGTGGCTGGGTTGATGAGTGA
- a CDS encoding IS1634 family transposase, translating into MEIQNIDHLGIVAGIIDSIGIVEIINELIGVEKDEKVNAGQVVKAMIINGLGFVSKPLYMFPKYFETIACEHLIGAGVKPEYLNDDKLGRVMDKLFIKGLDTIFFIIALKAAQKFGVSLSTSHLDSSSMHVHGQYNTSLPFVIFESQKVGNNQELEELAVKSPKEITITYGYSRDHRPDLKQFIIEMICSGDGDIPIFLKLASGNQADSSCFGKIAVEYQKQLEVNSLMVADAALYTESNLKMMSELRWLCRVPLSIKAAKSLISTLAESEFIDSTIPGYKLASKIQNYAGIEQRWLVVQSQERKESDLHKLTQKITKAESKAVQDLKKLSQERFACVADAIKALSKLSKQFKYHQIHESTVTQVKSNKKDTSGEISYQISATVSQDESKINTELLSAGRFIIATNVLDSKELSNDSMLREYKAQQSCERGFGFLKDPLFFADSIFLKSPERIESLGMIMGLCLLVYTLAQRHIRNALLESKSTIKNQLGKATNRPTLRWIFQCFQCIHLVTLNQEKHISNWNKDRDFILSLLPDDCLRYYQLVS; encoded by the coding sequence ATGGAAATTCAGAACATAGACCATCTAGGGATAGTAGCAGGAATCATAGATTCAATCGGAATAGTAGAAATAATAAATGAATTAATAGGAGTCGAAAAAGACGAAAAAGTAAATGCAGGTCAAGTGGTAAAAGCCATGATAATAAACGGGTTAGGATTTGTCTCCAAACCGTTATATATGTTTCCCAAATATTTTGAAACAATAGCCTGTGAGCATTTAATAGGAGCAGGAGTAAAACCAGAATATCTCAACGACGATAAATTGGGGAGAGTCATGGATAAACTGTTTATAAAAGGCTTAGATACAATCTTTTTTATCATAGCCTTAAAAGCTGCTCAAAAATTTGGAGTATCACTATCAACATCACATCTAGACTCATCATCAATGCACGTGCATGGGCAGTATAACACTAGCTTACCATTCGTAATATTTGAGAGTCAAAAAGTAGGAAATAACCAAGAATTAGAAGAATTAGCAGTAAAATCACCAAAAGAAATAACCATCACCTACGGTTATTCTCGTGACCATCGTCCAGACTTAAAACAGTTTATCATAGAAATGATATGTTCAGGAGATGGAGACATACCAATATTTTTAAAACTAGCATCGGGAAACCAAGCTGACTCATCATGTTTTGGTAAAATAGCAGTAGAATATCAAAAACAATTAGAAGTTAATAGTCTCATGGTTGCTGACGCTGCTTTATATACAGAATCAAACCTGAAAATGATGTCAGAATTACGTTGGTTATGTCGAGTACCATTAAGCATAAAAGCAGCAAAATCATTAATATCAACATTAGCAGAATCAGAATTTATTGATAGTACAATACCAGGATATAAATTAGCATCAAAAATCCAAAATTATGCAGGGATAGAACAAAGATGGTTAGTAGTGCAAAGTCAAGAAAGAAAAGAATCAGACCTGCATAAGCTCACACAAAAAATTACCAAAGCAGAATCAAAAGCTGTGCAAGATTTGAAAAAGTTATCACAAGAGAGATTTGCATGTGTTGCAGATGCTATCAAGGCATTATCAAAATTATCAAAACAATTCAAATATCATCAAATTCACGAAAGTACGGTGACTCAAGTAAAATCTAATAAAAAAGATACTTCAGGAGAAATATCCTATCAAATATCAGCTACAGTCTCCCAGGATGAAAGTAAAATTAATACAGAATTGCTGAGTGCGGGACGTTTTATTATTGCGACAAATGTTTTAGATTCAAAGGAACTAAGCAATGATTCTATGCTCAGGGAATATAAAGCTCAACAATCATGTGAAAGAGGGTTTGGTTTTCTCAAAGACCCATTATTTTTTGCCGACAGTATTTTCCTCAAAAGTCCTGAGAGAATAGAGTCTTTGGGAATGATTATGGGTTTATGTCTACTGGTTTATACTTTGGCTCAACGTCATATTAGAAATGCTCTTTTGGAGTCTAAATCAACAATTAAAAATCAATTAGGCAAAGCAACTAATCGTCCTACTTTACGCTGGATTTTTCAATGCTTTCAGTGTATTCATTTGGTTACACTCAATCAGGAGAAACATATTTCTAATTGGAATAAGGACAGAGATTTTATCTTGAGTCTTTTACCAGATGATTGTTTACGTTACTATCAATTAGTCAGCTAA